In Astyanax mexicanus isolate ESR-SI-001 chromosome 7, AstMex3_surface, whole genome shotgun sequence, the genomic stretch tataatttttttggctCATTCTGGCTACTACGCTTGTGAAGATCTCCAGGTCTCCTTTCCCAGAGacattagaaattagaaattggTAAAGGAAGGAAGTTGTCATAATGCTCGACATGGCATTTGGATATGGATAAAGTCCTGCCCGTCaacttaggctatgttcacataaCATcccattgctcaaatctgattttttgctcagttcagattttttctgattttcagatcttgatggttcacattcacaaatgtaagtgatctgtatctgtgtgtaaagaatctgtccctgaaacgcctcacgtgcgcacattgatacgtgatAAACGCCAATGTGTGGGTATGACAGAGAAGGACATAGCGAATGCGTAAAATGCAAAAAGACTCATTCATGTCGCATATCATGGATCGGATATTTatttgatttaggaccacatatgaaagtgattcaaatttgatttaaaaaaaaatggattcagCACGTTCGCACAGCCatggaaaaaaatcagatctgagcaagaACTCAGATTTTagtcacttcagtctggtaatgtgaacgtagccaaaaagAGTCAGTCAGTTTGCTGCATATTTCGTGAATGAAGCCTTCCATGATGTGGTGGTCTGTGCAAGCACAGTAGCAAGAACATCCAAAAAACTATGTTttctgcattatttattattgagCTAAATGCTGCAAACTGTTTATGGTgttatttttctgatttttatcagtgctttaaaatatatttgaacaTTAATTTGcactttagttttatttattaatttcgctcgcatcaaattcaaagtgcttacaatcgcctacaaggtgatgacagtacaggctccttcctacctgcactcgctcctgaaggcttacgctacctcccggccgctgcgctcctccaatgaacgtcgcctcgctttgccaaacactcacataaagcaatccagactgttctcatacagagttccccaatggtggaacaaactaccttccactaccagatcaggagaatctctcactatctttaagaaactcctgaagacagagctcttcaaagagcacttactctcctaacaccttcTAACACTcttctaacaaactaactaattctaacctcatcttcttcttcctcttctctactcctctatcccattatttccctctggcctccttaaggccctatctatagatgctttatttttaacttctattatgtttgtacttaacctcttctattatttgcacttcaatattgtaagtcgctttggacaaaagcgtctgccaaatgtaatgtaatgtaatgtaatgtaatgtaatttagagTTGTTTGGCTTGGCTTTCCCCTTTGGTGCCATAATATATTTAAGCCTCATGCTCACAACACTAACTAGCAAGCAGTCTGGATCTTTTTGTTAATAGGCAGCCATGCTAAGCTTTACGAGAACTCCAATTCAAATTTCAGCCAGCGACTAGCCTCCTCATTCATAAAAGTGTATCTGCCAGTATAAATCTTTACCGCTTTAAACAAATAAGATGGAAATTAAGATGGATAAAGGTCAGAATATctgtgaaatactttttttttcgtTGTTTTACTGCAGACAAAACAGTGTGACTATATGTGAGACATTTTCTGTAAGTGTGGTAGCAAGAGGAAGTGCATGAGAGCTTGTTCTTTGTGTTTGCCATATGGTtgcatgcacagaaatataacaTCCAAGACTCTTTGGAGTCTGTGGTatgaatacatatatatttttacacctcTATATTTTCCtgttataccttttttttttcttgtttgttacaATGCTCCATCTCTCGTTCTCAGGTGTACCACGTAAATTCAGAAAGCTACATCAGTCATGACAAGCTCTACGGACGGGGTCTGAGGAAAGAGACACTGAAATCTGGTATGACTATGTTTCTTCCATTCACAGTCATTGCTAAATAATTGATTTCATTCATTAATAcatatgtaaattaatcatgtattattaaatgttaaaaaaaaaacactaatgctGCATTCAtgctcattttaattttttttgacaGGCTTGGCCGAGTTCTTCCATAACGGAGAGGAGCTGAGGAAAGATGTCATCTCTTTGAGCATCTGTAAGATTCGTGACATCCTGCACTGGTTTGAGGGTCAGAAGCAGCTTCATTTCTATGCCAGCTCTCTGCTGTTTGTGTATGAAGGCTCGCCTCAGTTAGCTAACAGAATGAAGGGGAGGGAAGACACCCGGACTGGACAGGAACACGGGCAAGGTGAGGCAGAGTGCAATAATAACATTCACCTTGCCAACTTCAAGCTTCGGGGTCAGCGCTGCAGCTTAGCCTCTCAGAGGAGTGCCTGTGGCTGGCTAAACTGTAGTGACCTTCGCCTGGACATTCACCACGTGAGGCACGAGAATGGGATCTGGTCTCACTCGCTACAGAACCACCTGGAACAGGCCAATGGCAGCGGAGGGAGGAGGGAGGACGAGATAAGATGCACAAAAGGATTTGGAGACAAGAGAACAGCGTTGGGGAGAGGAaggtggagagatggagagaagaagGAAGACGTGGAGGTCAGGATGATTGATTTTGCCCATGTTTTTCCTAGTGATAGTCCAGATGAAGGATACATGTACGGTTTAAGGAACCTTCTGTCTGTTTTGGAGCAGATCCTCCAAGACGGATTCCCTCGCCCCACTGAACTCTGAACGCTGAGTTAGATTTTGCTCTACAGTATGTCTGtcaaatggttttaaaatgttctttctaagaattttatttttgcactcACTGGGCATTGTACTGTTAATATCTACAAAATTCATCTGAGCCTGATTTAATAGTCAGTAACTGTTGGTACGACATACTAAACTAGTAGCAGAGTCGACCCAAGTTTAAGATATGCCATTATTTGTTAATTGccattatttgttatttgttagtttttttatttttcctaaccAGTGCAGAATCATCTCAAAGCTATAGGTTGCCTACAGCCTCTTATACCACCTATGAAGTTCTTAGGCTATATCTGCCTATATGACAACTAATTTTTGGCATATCTATATTGTATTCCAGTTTTTTTTGAAAGgctcaacaacaaaaacaaaaaaaaacattaaatcagaGCTGTTTTGAAATATAATTACATTCAGGTTCGAAAAAATGCATCTTAGGCTGGAGCTGTGGCTACTCAGATCAGAttcaaagtgtattttttttcatcAATCACAACGTGACTAGAAGCACCCACGTGAAATCAAAATCTACACCGTTAAGGACATTAAAGGATGTGTGGGGATCTTATAGTGTGACTACCTTGTAACTGACACCTATGTGAAGCCAGCCACAGTGACCctagtacagtaccagtcaaaagtatagACCCACcctcttattcagtgtttttttttttatttctttttttaatttattttcaacattgtagattaatattaaatacatcaaaaCAATTCAGGGACACATATGCAATTTTGctgtaaacattaaaaaagtatttgGTCTCCAGCACACCCATGCGAGCATTCTGTTCATCTCTGTGTGAACagaattatttgaaaaaaaaaaggaggcaGGTTATCCTCTGTTTATGAAAATATTTAGATATATGTGGACAGGTGATGATGCTCTGACTCTAATTTGTTCATTATTACTAATTACAAATGAGAAATTTATGTATAATGGTTTAATCAATGATTCCCATGCTGTAGGACCATCTATACGTACATGTTTGAGGAATTGCTCTTTCCTCTAAAACCCCAAATTGTTTCTGGTATTATTTCCGAGGGAATAGCAACTAGCAACAAGCGCTCCTCTGTTGTTTTGTAACAAAATCATAATCAGGAAGCAATTACCCCCTAAATGAGTGTTTTGCAATCTCAAAAACACCTAAATTGGAAATTTTGAAGTCTGAGGTAGTGTTTTAATCATCTTAGAAAATTACCAGAGGGATATGAAAAAGGCATGAGCTTCAGTAATGACTCACTGATATCCCAATTACTGAACCAGAACACACAAACAGCGTAAGCTATTTACACTGTGGAGCTTTCCGCTGAAGCTTTTAGCCCATACTGCCTACATGCAGTCCTTAAACATCGTTTAGAATAGCAAATTCTCTGATGCAGATGTGTTTTTAAATGTCATCATATTGATCATGTTCCTATTTCTGATGCTCTCGCTGCCaaaatgacattttaaataataaaaaaaaatgtattgaaatgTAAACATTGAAATTGAAAACACTCactcctgtataagttgtgacgtgttatcttgtaagtgaggtggaacactggccagtgtgctcatggcaaggtgagtgaagtctgatagtgggtgccaaatAGACGGTACATTGCTTGATTTACAGTGCAACATTTGTACTGAGAATAAGAATAGAAGgtacattaccacccacagtgggtgGTCATGATCAGTACCAGCGCCATCTAGCAACTCCTGCAGAAATGACATCCAAGTTCATTGCAAgaggccccacatgcatatcccactgTTCAGTGCAGTGcattcttttttttgctttcatgggccatggcaaaagtcacgggacacattACTAGATTGTATTAATTCTGAATGATGTTCATATTCTACTAACATTTCTGCTTTGTAAGCAGTGGAAAATGGTTTATTTGAATCTTTTTTAGCTTTTATGATGTTAATGAtattttaaaacaagctttgGAAACAGTAGCCTTTGTAAAACAAGTCTTACAATATTTGTTTGAATCCcaagtggtttttttttttgtgcaaatcaagtgttttataaaagattaaaaacaaaatCCTAACATGGTTCTCCAGACTGTTATCATCTTACTGCATTCCTGTTGATAAAAACATATAGCTGCAATATAATTGTCGACTAATGTGAAGTATAATATTCATATAACTGGAGGAAATGTTGTAGTCATCAGCCTTTTCTCTTgagagcatttttttaaataaaaaagccaGTCCGCTTTGAGTAATATACAGTAACCTACTTTTGAAAATCATTCCGCCCAACTTGTGATTTCAAGGGACATTAGTTCCATTTATTATGCAGCAGAATATATTGAATTAGCTCAATTGTAATGAAATAATAATGTACACGTAGATTTTATTCTTCTGGCAGACGTTTTTAGCTCTTATCAGGACTTTCAGACACTGATGTTTAAATCACATTGTTGTTTGTTGATAAAACccaattattttctcttttttctctttcatttcttAATATATCAAAAGCACATTGTTCGTACCGTTCACTGTAACATTTGTGCTAAATGTGTGGGTTTTTTTATGTGCTCTGAGATCTCACAGCAGCAACTGACCTGAATTTCAATTAGAAGGCAGACTTATTGAAAATGTTCATCTCATGAGGCAAAAATAGCAGAGCGGTGAAAAGCCCTTATACAAGCTCAATCCATATACAGGCATGAATCCATTGATTGATCTTTTATGCATAATCCGTTCAAAGCTTTTAcagctttcttttctttcctggCAGTGGACAGAAAATACAGGCGGCACTTTTCTGTCTTCTCGAGACGGCTTTCCGTTCTGACTGTGAGGTTTGAGCGAGAGAACAGCCTTGAACACGGAGGCATTTAACTTTAATCACGTACGCATCTCAATATTCTGTCTGAACCAGCTTATGTCTCAGCCGGTCCCGGAGTGGCCTTCTTTTGTACGCTATCATCTCGAACCCTTGTTCTGctgtttacatacattttactGCTGTTCCGTTTAAAGCCCTTCCCTGCAGATAAGGTGATGCCAGGCTGTTGTATGCTGAACATTGTGGAGCACTTAGTTGTCTTAATGCTGTTCTCTCTATATGTGCGAATGTGTTATTCTGTTGCTTTTCTTGCTCTGGTGCCTTAAATTAGCTTACATTTGTGTTAAAGCTGGGTTTAACGATTCAAACATTCAGGAATTCTTATTTGAGATGAGCAGTGGGGGTATATCAGTTAAAAAGGTCTAAATAACAAGCAGTGTATAGCCCTGTccagacgggattcgtttctcagggggtcctggggtaattttctcttttatggggggtcctctgtgattttattcctatcCGGAACAAccatttatgtgtttttctcagacgtcctctgagaaaattacaggcattGCCTGCTTTTTTCCGCTGAACTCCTTGATTCTCTTgaaattttattcctgtccggatccacatctctgagtttcgccaCCTCgcaattaataaaatgtttttttgtccactgccacgcaccataattacgctttgggcatgcgtttccacagagatccacgtaaactcAACAGTaattggaaatggaggagctactgaacatgatttCATGTGAACGAGATTTCATGTGAACGAGAAAagcaaaaactcactggtcctcctgttttttaactgtagcctggatgcaagagttttatttctgagtagaagtgtgaaatatttttcacagacgtccccctgagaaactaatcccgtccgaatAGAGCTTAAGAAAATATAAATTTACttgaatattgtgatgttatgATTTTTGACATTGTATCTATTCTAAAAAACAGATGATTGATTTGCAGGTTTTGGGCTATATGATGtatgtattctatttttttttacgatGTAATAAAAGGATCAGAGTAACCAACTATTTAACTAGATAACTAGATGTACATCTTAAATGAAGATGTACATATATGAGTAGCCTAGGGATCTTCTGAAAACATCTGAATGTTTTCTATAAATAATTTTTCAACAAATCAGTGTAGGGTAAATTAAGGGTGATAGGAGAGTAAACGTAAGAGTTTTTGAGCTGTTTTGCCATTACAGAGACAGAATAGCCAAACAAATTATGCATTTCTGTAATAGAGGATATGCTATTTGagaccagcaaaaaaaaaaaaaatcttttttttttccccttcaatAAACCTCTCCCGTTTGACCTTATGTTTCAAACACCCTTAATAATTCACCCTATGTCAAAATATCAAAACATCTTTCAGAAAACCTCTTCCTGGTTAAGAGTCCTGGTTCACATATACCATAATCTGTATTTTGTTTAAACCATATTACTAGATAGCAATGTTGTACTTGTCTGTCTTCACATCACACTGCATATTCTAACTGCATAGAAAGTaaacttttctcatttttttctactGTGACTTTTTGCCTAAAAAATGAATCACAATATGTCAGGTTGCTTACAGTACTATGGCAGTATATTGAACCATTACCCAGGTACGTGTCATATTGACAGCACCCTTTAGGAGTGcgggtttttctttgttttgccaATCAAAGCACCTTCAATAGAACTGGAATTAATTAGCATATATTTTGTCTTGCTCTCAAATCTGCTCTGcaagtcctatatatatatatatatatatatatatatatatatatatatatatatatatatatatatatatatatatatatatatataaacgaaaAAATGAATAATTGAACTGAAGTGAGCAACTGCTGCTTGTTAAACAAGAGATTTTGAGTAATTCTCATTAATTCATCGTTTGGGTTCTTTCTTTTAGAGGCACTCTGTGGAAATGTCCGAAAACATATGTGTCTCCTCATCCAAACTAATGTTCATTGTGGTTTGACCTGCTGTTGACTTGAATATGTTGTGAATATTGCAGAAATATTTATGCAGATGGAATGCAatgatatattgtgtatatttggaatgcttttaaataaacctgtttttttcatCTAAATAAATGCAAGTTGTATTCATTCCAAATTTCAGGAGTAGTACATTTTCTTTTGAAGTTTTGAAGTTTGCACTCAAAATAAAATGGGCatattgaatcattttaaactgggccaTTTTCCAATTCAAGAAAAAGTCCATTCATTTATACA encodes the following:
- the ipmka gene encoding inositol polyphosphate multikinase, giving the protein MSTENRLVDSSPLLMEGPVEGPVDGVLTPGHQRLSGCVPLPHQVAGHKYGTSKVGILQHPDGTVLKQLQPPPRGPRELHFYTQVYSQDCTDPQLLALQHHLPKYYGTWASLESPNEVYLKLEDATRRFARPCIMDVKIGRKSYDPYASQKKCEEQIRKYPPMEEIGFLLLGMRVYHVNSESYISHDKLYGRGLRKETLKSGLAEFFHNGEELRKDVISLSICKIRDILHWFEGQKQLHFYASSLLFVYEGSPQLANRMKGREDTRTGQEHGQGEAECNNNIHLANFKLRGQRCSLASQRSACGWLNCSDLRLDIHHVRHENGIWSHSLQNHLEQANGSGGRREDEIRCTKGFGDKRTALGRGRWRDGEKKEDVEVRMIDFAHVFPSDSPDEGYMYGLRNLLSVLEQILQDGFPRPTEL